In the Verrucomicrobiia bacterium genome, one interval contains:
- a CDS encoding anibiotic ABC transporter: MAAFTGLGKVIRLALRRDRLKLPLTILLLAGMFFALTASVVEVYGGSPAERAAYATTSAVSTVAIAFNGPVLGDSLGSVAFTETFTFFAIFVALATTLLVIRHTRQNEEHGRMELLGAAVIGRHVPLTAALVIAAGFAVLIGGAVALSFVLHGLPFSGSLLAGTAMTFISLSFAGIAAVTAQLTRTARAANGLAAATIGAAFLVRALGDIQGEAQPGGVSATSGWLSWLSPIGIARNARPFAENQWWVIGILVAICIAFLALGYWLASRRDLGTGLLPSKSGRATARGYLLSTFGLAFRLQRGIWLGWCVGISVLAVTLGAVAEEVGKFSENSEQTAQIIAALGGTASLTEAYLSFALLLFGVAAVAYSIQATLRVRSEEASGHLEMHLATQTHRSTIFISHAVLVAIGAFLLLIVAGATAGLTYGLVIGEPLQQTGGLLLATLNYFPAVLLFVGLTLLALGWFPAGAAAASWLLFAASYFILQFSQLLQFPTWVEQLSPLTHIPQLPAEQFAALPLLVLSGIGIAAGLAGIWRFTSRDMTT; this comes from the coding sequence ATGGCAGCTTTTACTGGCCTAGGGAAAGTAATTCGTCTCGCCCTACGCCGCGATCGCTTAAAGCTACCGCTAACCATATTGCTACTCGCAGGGATGTTTTTTGCGCTAACGGCGAGTGTTGTCGAAGTTTACGGCGGCAGCCCAGCCGAACGTGCCGCCTATGCCACAACTTCAGCGGTCAGTACGGTGGCGATCGCTTTTAATGGGCCAGTGCTGGGCGATAGCTTGGGTTCGGTAGCCTTCACGGAAACTTTCACCTTTTTTGCGATTTTTGTGGCGCTCGCGACAACCCTACTGGTTATCCGCCACACCCGCCAGAATGAAGAACATGGGCGGATGGAACTTTTGGGTGCGGCAGTTATCGGCCGGCACGTACCCTTAACAGCGGCACTGGTGATAGCGGCGGGCTTTGCCGTGCTTATAGGCGGTGCGGTGGCGCTTAGTTTTGTCTTACACGGCCTGCCCTTCTCTGGTTCGCTATTGGCTGGAACTGCCATGACTTTTATTAGCCTGTCGTTCGCCGGCATTGCCGCTGTCACCGCTCAGCTTACGCGCACTGCCCGGGCTGCTAATGGCCTGGCTGCCGCCACTATCGGTGCAGCTTTTCTGGTGCGGGCTCTCGGTGATATTCAAGGCGAAGCACAACCTGGCGGCGTCAGTGCCACGAGTGGCTGGTTATCATGGTTATCGCCCATTGGCATTGCTCGTAATGCTCGGCCGTTTGCCGAGAACCAATGGTGGGTTATCGGCATTTTGGTTGCCATATGTATAGCCTTTCTTGCACTTGGCTACTGGCTCGCCTCTCGGCGCGATCTCGGCACTGGGCTTCTGCCAAGCAAATCCGGGCGGGCCACTGCTCGCGGCTATCTTTTAAGTACTTTTGGCCTGGCGTTTAGGTTGCAGCGCGGCATTTGGCTGGGCTGGTGTGTTGGAATCAGCGTTTTAGCTGTGACGCTTGGTGCTGTCGCCGAAGAAGTTGGTAAGTTCTCAGAAAATTCCGAACAAACAGCACAAATTATTGCCGCCCTTGGTGGTACCGCTAGTTTAACCGAGGCCTACCTCTCATTTGCGCTGCTACTGTTTGGCGTGGCCGCTGTCGCGTATTCGATTCAAGCCACGCTTCGTGTGCGATCCGAAGAAGCATCGGGGCATCTGGAAATGCACCTTGCCACGCAGACGCACCGTTCAACAATCTTTATTAGTCACGCTGTACTGGTGGCTATTGGTGCGTTTCTGCTGCTCATTGTGGCCGGAGCTACTGCTGGGCTCACTTATGGCCTTGTAATCGGCGAACCATTGCAGCAAACAGGCGGTCTGTTACTGGCAACGCTAAATTATTTCCCGGCTGTACTGCTATTCGTCGGGCTAACTTTACTGGCCTTGGGCTGGTTCCCCGCGGGAGCTGCGGCCGCTTCCTGGTTATTGTTTGCTGCGAGTTACTTTATCTTACAGTTCAGCCAATTGCTACAGTTCCCAACTTGGGTCGAGCAGTTATCGCCGCTCACTCATATTCCGCAGTTACCGGCCGAACAATTTGCAGCACTACCACTGTTAGTACTCAGCGGGATAGGCATCGCGGCAGGGTTAGCCGGCATCTGGCGCTTTACCTCCCGCGATATGACAACTTAG
- a CDS encoding VOC family protein has product MNPVTWFSIPADDTEKATAFYNKAFGWDIQPLTTEDNSDFDYNVALNSQSDENFDPLERARVNGCIVKKATGITTPVVLVEVDDLDQAIAKVTAAGGTVESEKIPMKSLNGVFVLVKDPEGNMIEVFASN; this is encoded by the coding sequence ATGAATCCGGTAACATGGTTTAGTATACCCGCTGATGACACCGAAAAAGCTACGGCGTTTTACAATAAAGCATTTGGCTGGGACATTCAGCCGCTCACTACCGAAGATAATAGCGACTTTGACTACAACGTCGCGCTAAATTCACAAAGTGATGAGAATTTTGACCCGCTGGAGCGAGCGCGGGTGAATGGCTGTATTGTCAAGAAGGCGACTGGCATTACCACACCAGTCGTGCTTGTCGAAGTTGACGATCTTGACCAAGCGATCGCCAAAGTAACTGCCGCCGGCGGTACGGTGGAATCAGAGAAAATCCCGATGAAATCACTCAACGGTGTATTTGTGTTGGTGAAAGATCCGGAAGGCAACATGATCGAGGTATTTGCGTCAAACTAA
- a CDS encoding GAP family protein, protein MILDILLPLLGLALVDSTSIGTLLIPLWLLSRSRLNQKSIGIYLITITVFYFLLGVALFYGVDFFKTLLAAPATTQMVNWLQLFVGAALLILSFKPNRPKDTQQEGKIAKLRTKLASADSSTVLVIGLALTAGLLEAATMLPYLAAIGILVNANSEPITAIGVLAVYCVVMILPALILFGLRLAMRAKIEPKIAAMERWATRHLTGSTAWLIGIAGFLIARDALWRLGFFDLIIPGS, encoded by the coding sequence ATGATATTAGACATTCTTCTGCCACTTCTCGGGCTGGCTTTGGTTGATAGCACCAGTATTGGCACGCTGTTGATTCCGCTGTGGTTACTTAGTCGTTCGCGCTTGAACCAAAAGTCAATAGGTATATATCTTATTACGATTACCGTCTTCTATTTTTTGCTTGGGGTGGCATTGTTTTATGGGGTAGATTTTTTTAAAACGCTTCTTGCAGCCCCAGCGACTACTCAAATGGTTAATTGGCTGCAATTATTTGTCGGGGCCGCTTTGTTAATTCTTAGCTTCAAGCCGAACCGGCCCAAAGATACTCAGCAAGAAGGAAAGATTGCCAAGCTACGTACAAAATTAGCTTCAGCGGACTCCTCGACTGTGCTCGTAATCGGGTTAGCCTTGACGGCGGGACTTTTAGAGGCAGCGACGATGCTGCCGTATTTGGCGGCCATTGGTATTTTAGTTAATGCAAATAGCGAGCCGATTACAGCGATCGGGGTTCTAGCAGTATATTGTGTGGTCATGATTCTTCCGGCGCTTATTCTATTTGGGCTTCGGCTGGCGATGCGCGCTAAAATAGAGCCAAAAATAGCCGCAATGGAACGCTGGGCAACGCGGCATTTGACTGGCAGTACTGCCTGGCTAATAGGTATTGCTGGGTTCTTAATTGCACGGGACGCCTTATGGAGGCTGGGCTTTTTTGATTTAATAATTCCGGGTTCGTAA
- a CDS encoding ABC transporter ATP-binding protein, with the protein MEIIAIKDLHKNFGKAKALNGLELSVKQGEIHGFLGPNGAGKSTTIRILLGLLRKTRGTVSLFGRDPWREATELHRRLAYVPGDVNLWPNLSGGEAIDLLGTLRGNFNTMRRNELIERFKLDPTKKCNAYSKGNRQKVAIISALASDVDLYILDEPTSGLDPLMQSIFNEEMAKLKQQGKTVLLSSHVLAEVEALCDQITIIKEGRTVEAGTLNELRQLTRTTVEVRTEQPISKLETIPGAFDIEQRGTHARLKVEPASLDEVMRHLAKFTITSLTATPPTLEELFLKHYGEGSEDN; encoded by the coding sequence ATCGAAATTATTGCCATAAAAGATCTTCATAAAAACTTTGGGAAAGCAAAAGCCCTTAATGGGCTTGAACTAAGCGTAAAACAAGGCGAAATTCATGGTTTTCTGGGGCCAAATGGCGCCGGCAAATCAACCACTATTCGTATTTTGCTTGGTTTACTTCGAAAAACGCGGGGTACGGTGAGCTTGTTCGGCCGCGATCCGTGGCGTGAAGCCACCGAACTACATCGCCGCTTAGCTTATGTTCCAGGGGATGTCAATTTGTGGCCTAATCTTTCTGGCGGCGAAGCCATAGACTTGCTCGGGACATTACGTGGTAACTTCAACACCATGCGGCGGAACGAGCTGATCGAGCGATTCAAACTTGACCCGACCAAAAAATGCAACGCCTACTCCAAGGGCAATCGCCAAAAAGTTGCCATAATATCGGCTCTGGCATCAGATGTTGATCTGTACATTCTCGACGAGCCGACCTCAGGGCTCGACCCGTTGATGCAATCAATATTTAATGAAGAAATGGCCAAGCTCAAACAGCAAGGAAAAACGGTGCTTCTTTCGAGCCACGTGCTCGCTGAAGTTGAAGCCTTGTGCGATCAAATTACTATTATTAAAGAAGGCCGCACCGTTGAAGCAGGCACGCTGAACGAGCTGCGACAACTGACTCGCACCACTGTTGAAGTGCGCACCGAGCAGCCGATTAGCAAACTGGAAACCATTCCCGGCGCCTTCGATATTGAACAGCGCGGCACCCATGCACGCTTAAAAGTAGAGCCCGCCAGCCTTGACGAAGTAATGCGCCATTTAGCGAAGTTTACCATTACCAGCCTTACCGCCACGCCGCCAACGCTTGAAGAACTGTTTTTGAAGCACTACGGCGAAGGCTCGGAGGATAATTAA
- a CDS encoding Gfo/Idh/MocA family oxidoreductase, whose amino-acid sequence MSYRMGVLGYASSHFARSHGKHLKSAGHVVAAVYDPARDKMLRAMREHGDEAAVICGSAEELVRHPGVDAVMITSVDAAHAEQLELAIAAGKPVFCDKPLALNRKDLARVERAIRTAQSRKIPVMSCYPREDSHNPNLPYSWTTAQLPSLIRKYGDLCHIALDFSYPAPDTSWKIARSLLADHATHELGLIRHWQPSGKLQAWRVADGPDYYNVVGSVEETSFSFVGTRRLAPNHKGYPEEIRLRFWRATCVVRVQMGEVLITEHESQQVHRQSISKMDKSGYDRVFEGVTRSFLDTLAKPSLSRYDHLIEVNSLMIDLLERGSCG is encoded by the coding sequence GTGTCATACCGAATGGGTGTGCTGGGTTACGCCAGCAGTCACTTTGCTCGTTCGCACGGAAAGCACCTGAAGAGCGCCGGTCATGTGGTCGCAGCAGTTTACGATCCGGCTCGCGACAAAATGCTCCGAGCGATGCGTGAGCATGGTGATGAAGCTGCAGTGATTTGTGGTTCAGCTGAAGAACTGGTGCGACATCCAGGCGTTGATGCGGTTATGATCACATCGGTTGATGCGGCGCATGCCGAGCAGCTCGAACTAGCGATTGCCGCCGGTAAGCCAGTGTTTTGTGATAAGCCGCTGGCGCTCAACCGTAAGGATCTGGCAAGGGTGGAGCGAGCGATTCGCACGGCCCAGAGCCGGAAGATTCCGGTGATGAGCTGTTATCCGCGAGAAGATAGCCACAATCCTAACCTGCCGTACAGTTGGACCACGGCTCAGCTCCCAAGTTTGATTCGGAAGTATGGTGATCTGTGCCATATTGCTCTCGACTTTTCTTACCCTGCGCCCGATACGTCATGGAAGATCGCCCGCAGTTTGCTAGCTGACCACGCCACCCATGAGCTCGGACTGATTCGTCACTGGCAGCCTTCCGGAAAGCTGCAGGCGTGGCGAGTGGCTGATGGCCCGGATTACTACAATGTTGTTGGCTCTGTGGAGGAAACCTCCTTCTCGTTTGTCGGGACTCGGCGGCTTGCTCCGAACCATAAGGGGTATCCCGAAGAAATTCGACTGCGGTTCTGGCGGGCGACCTGCGTGGTGCGTGTACAGATGGGCGAGGTGCTTATTACAGAGCACGAGTCGCAGCAAGTGCACCGTCAGTCGATCAGTAAGATGGATAAGAGTGGGTACGACCGAGTGTTCGAGGGCGTCACTCGCTCCTTCCTGGATACGCTGGCGAAACCATCTCTTTCGCGTTACGATCATCTGATTGAGGTGAACTCCTTGATGATCGACCTGCTCGAGAGGGGTAGCTGCGGCTGA
- a CDS encoding NUDIX hydrolase produces MANEQGEFLFFDRVKHPFGLTVPAGHVDFNEKPLQAGVRELREETSIVASSLRPCVIDNIWGDECRRGADVHRWHIFATRLPAGQTVKVDASEGAAPVWMTLAAARQAPLTPALRHIVRHHSHALLAAIT; encoded by the coding sequence GTGGCCAACGAGCAGGGTGAGTTTTTGTTCTTCGATCGGGTGAAGCACCCGTTCGGCCTCACCGTTCCGGCTGGCCACGTGGATTTCAACGAGAAGCCACTGCAGGCTGGGGTGCGCGAGCTACGCGAAGAGACTAGCATTGTGGCTAGTTCGCTGAGGCCTTGCGTCATCGACAATATTTGGGGTGACGAGTGCCGCCGTGGTGCCGACGTGCACCGCTGGCACATTTTTGCCACGCGGTTGCCGGCTGGCCAGACCGTCAAGGTTGACGCCAGTGAAGGCGCGGCGCCGGTCTGGATGACGCTAGCGGCGGCCCGGCAGGCACCGCTGACACCGGCACTCCGACACATCGTGCGCCACCACAGCCACGCGCTGCTGGCAGCCATCACCTAA
- a CDS encoding NUDIX domain-containing protein has translation MTNWIQNHILLELTKNPTRRYSELKPRDIEGNLFMYHLKGIMKEGLVEKTDRVYRLSPKGLQFVSTLSLKTGKMRKQPQILNAIIAKNEQGEYLFTRWRRQPNTGLISFPHGMMHYGEGVFAMAALELAEKAGLTAELAHKGDVYVRVMRGDDIDRHMLVHLFEARDIQPGRQTEMRPELGESFWAPLASVIPTDFLPGFYEIAQLSQRTGAIFEEITTRLQS, from the coding sequence ATGACAAACTGGATCCAAAATCATATTTTACTAGAACTAACAAAAAATCCGACCCGGCGCTATAGTGAATTAAAACCAAGAGATATTGAAGGCAATCTATTCATGTACCACCTAAAAGGGATAATGAAGGAGGGCCTGGTTGAAAAAACCGACAGAGTGTATCGTTTGTCGCCAAAAGGCTTGCAGTTTGTTAGTACGCTGAGCTTGAAGACGGGGAAGATGCGAAAACAGCCGCAGATTTTAAATGCAATCATCGCTAAAAACGAACAAGGGGAGTATTTATTCACCAGGTGGCGCCGCCAGCCGAACACGGGGCTTATTAGCTTTCCGCATGGCATGATGCATTACGGCGAGGGCGTGTTTGCTATGGCGGCGCTGGAGTTAGCTGAAAAAGCCGGTTTGACTGCTGAACTTGCCCACAAGGGAGATGTTTACGTGCGAGTCATGAGAGGCGACGATATCGACCGGCACATGCTAGTGCACTTATTTGAGGCGCGAGATATTCAACCAGGCCGGCAAACTGAAATGCGCCCGGAACTTGGCGAAAGCTTTTGGGCACCCTTAGCGAGTGTCATCCCCACAGATTTCTTGCCTGGTTTTTATGAAATTGCTCAGTTGAGCCAACGTACTGGGGCAATATTCGAAGAGATAACCACTCGATTACAATCATAA